TGAACCCCATGCCTTTCTTGTTGATGCGTTCGGCCACCGTTTTTTCCAGGTCCACGAAAGCGCCGCCGCAGATGAAGAGTATGTTCGTCGTATCGATGCGCAGATATTCCTGATGCGGATGCTTGCGTCCGCCCTGCGGCGGGACGTTCGCGATGGTGCCTTCCACTATCTTGAGGAGCGCCTGCTGTACGCCTTCGCCGGATACATCACGGGTTATCGACTGTGATTCGCTCTTACGCGATATCTTATCGATCTCGTCGATATAGATGATGCCTTTTTCAGCGAGGGGTATGTTCCCGCCCGCGTTCTGTATGAGCCGAAGGAGTATGTTCTCCACGTCCTCGCCGACATAACCCGCTTCGGTGAGCGTAGTGGCGTCCGCTATGGCGAACGGCACATTGAGCGTTTTCGCGAGCGTACGCGCGAGGAGCGTTTTCCCGCTTCCGGTGGGTCCGACAAGGAGTATGTTCGACTTCTCTATCTCGACATCGCCGAACGTATGGGTGCTTTTCTTGTCCGCCATGCGTATGCGCTTGTAGTGATTGTACACGGCGACGGAAAGTATCTTCTTCGCGAAATCCTGTCCGATGACGTATTCATCGAGCACCGCTTTTATCTCATGCGGGGGGATGACGTTCAGTTCCTCTTTTTTCCCCGTCTGCGGTTTTTTTGTGATAAGGTCGTGCGCGGTGGCGACACAGTCGCTGCAGATAGCGACATT
This window of the Spirochaetota bacterium genome carries:
- the clpX gene encoding ATP-dependent Clp protease ATP-binding subunit ClpX, with the translated sequence MAKKEDKDKEVRCSFCGRGEGETSHIIEGHNVAICSDCVATAHDLITKKPQTGKKEELNVIPPHEIKAVLDEYVIGQDFAKKILSVAVYNHYKRIRMADKKSTHTFGDVEIEKSNILLVGPTGSGKTLLARTLAKTLNVPFAIADATTLTEAGYVGEDVENILLRLIQNAGGNIPLAEKGIIYIDEIDKISRKSESQSITRDVSGEGVQQALLKIVEGTIANVPPQGGRKHPHQEYLRIDTTNILFICGGAFVDLEKTVAERINKKGMGFTTDVAAMDTLNYGEIIAHVTPQDLIKYGIIPELVGRLPVIAHLDDLDAVALKRILTEPKNALVKQYQKLFAYDSISLAFDDGALDLVVSEAIKRKVGARGLRAILETIMLDLMYDIPAKKNVKTFTVSRDLIASELKTADAPPTAQTA